ACACAAAGCACATGAAATTCTGACAAATCTGGCTCTCACAGAGATAAGCATACAAGAACGCGGGACGCAAGTATCATTTTAGGATCATGACAAATGCAGAAATCAAAAGTAGGACAGCGGATGGTAAGTTATCCTCTTACAGTATTAATCACGATTCTGACAACAGccctcagaaaagaaaaagtgccaGCAACATTTAGAGTTCGCTCCACTGGCCTTGataagaagaaaacacacattatttACCCATTGTTGATGTAATGAGAGCAAACAAGGAACAGCAAACAAATTACAGCACTTGTAGAAGCcagaaagcaaaaaataaataaataaaaaaattggcAGAAATGGTACACATACATGACATCCTAATGATTCATCATGATGAGGGATAAAAATAGGTTTAGCCTTGAATAtcccaaatgtcaaacaaactgtgaaaacatgaTATGATTCTTAATGCTGCGTAGCTATTCAAAGGAAGAGGAATGGTAAATGGTGTCTTACATAAACCATGCAAAAAATGAACGTTTCCCTTAACTATTAGAAACTTGCAAAACAGCCAAGAGAAAGCAACGCCAAATGTATCAAATAGCAAATGATAAGGATGGaaggagaaaattaaaaatgatttacttgTATCTGGAGACGCCATAGTGGAGACGATGACTGGTGGACCTGTGCGTCGACTGAGCTTCTGGTTAGCAACCAGGGCACCTTGGCCTTGGCCTGGGGCTCCCATAGGGACGAGGGTGTTGTCTGGAGTAGGTCCCCCACCCTTACGTATCAACTGAGGACTAGGGTGAGGGCTATGCATAGGTGACAACGGCAGTAGATTCCTGTCCCTCTTCATCAGCTCCATGGGCACTGTGTAATTGGTAGAGTATGCTTTCGGTACCTGTTGTGGCGGTTGTGGTAAAGCTGGCATGGACACAGGCATCTGCTGTGGCATACCTTGCATGGAGTGGATAGACCCTGCTATAGCAGGCATTGAGCCAGTCATCTGCTGCGGCAATATCTGCATGCCCTGCATGGGCATCCCTGGCATTGTCATACCAGAAGAGTAGGCTGACATTGGTCTTGATTGAACAGGCATGATTGCTCCAGCGTATGGCCCCGGGGAGCGAGGTGGTTGGCCTGGGTAGTTTCCAGAGGCTTCCAGAAGTTGCTGAGAGGGGGCACTGCTAGGCCTCCTACCCATTACTTCTCCCACCCTTGGAGCAATGGTGTGCATGGCCCCAGGGGTCTGTGGGGGCATCAGTTGGGGGTCCATAATCAAAGCCTGTGGAGGGTGTGGTGGAtgatggtggtgctggtggtggtgggagatGTCTGAGCGATGGCTAAAGCTATTGGAGCGGCCTCGCATTGGTGTTTGAGGTTGGGAGGGGGCTGGCGGAGCCTCAACGGGCCGCTTGCAGTTTTGGACCAAGCGAGACAGTACACGAGCCTGGCCAAGGTTGGGGGCCACAGTGCGCACATCATTCTCCTCCATAACAGCCAGCATGCTAGTAGAGTCGAATCCCTGCTGGATAACTGAGGAGATGGTGCTCTCTGAGAGGCCCTCATTTCGCAGCAGGGCAAGAAACTCAGGATCAACAGTTTTCTTGGGGTCCACAGGCAAAGGTGTCTGTGGGGcagtgggaggaggagcaggaagaggagcgGAAAGCGGGGGAGGTGGGGCTGAAGTTAGAGTAGCCTGTGCAGGGACCGGTGCAGCTGGGGCAACTGCCGCAGGCTGCACTGggacaggaggagcaggaagcgGAGTCGTCATAGAAAGGTTAGGGTCAGACACAGGCATGGTAGGTGGAGGTGGTAGggactgctgctgttgcagatGGTGCTGTAACTGTTCTTGCTGAAGCTGTTGTAACTGTTGCTGTTGAAgttgttgctgctgtatttgttgttgttgaagttgctgctgctgcaactgctgctgttgtatttgttgttgctgaagttgctgctgctgcaactgctgctgttgtatttgttgttgctgctgttgttgtagttgctgctgttgtaattgctgctgctgttggatgGTGAAAGGTGAGGCCGTCTCTTGCCTCATAATCATGCCTTGACCGGAAGGATCCACTACTAGACAGGTAGCACCTTGCTGTTGCGGATCCAGTGAGCGGCCATTGACATCACTATAGACTGACTGACCGGGCAGAAGTGGAGGCTCACTGGCATACCGAGGAGATGCATGCTCCATACCATAGTGAGCAGGAGATGCGTCTCTGGAGGGTACGCGCTGTTGGCCATCTGGAGTCATTTTAGCAGCGGTTACAGCACCAGGTTCCCTGTAAGTCCGATTCAACTCATGAGCGgttggaggagggggaggaggaggtagaggtGATGCAGGGGCTTGTGGTCCTACTCTCCCTCCCTGACCTTGATCCCACGCAGAACGAGCCCCCGGTGTCATCCCAAAATGAGAGCCCGACCTACTGAGTGGATGAGAGTGTGGCAGTGGAGGCTGGTGTTCTGATCGGTAAAAGCCCTCCGGTGGCCGAGGAGTCATGGCCGGGTCATGAGAATAGTAATCCTGATGTGGAATGGATCCTCTGTGAGCCATGGGTGCACGTTCGTAGTGGTTTAGATCAGGCACAGAGCCCTTCCTCAGCCCCCGTGGGTCGTGTCGATCTGCGTAGACCTGTCCGTACAGAGAGTCTTGGTATGAATACGGGTCACGTTTCAAATCCAGGTCAGGGGGCTGCACTCCTGGTGGAGGCTCGTaccaccctcctccctccccgtATGACAGAGAGCTCCGTCGGCCAGCTACTCTTGCCTGCTGTTCGTAGACACTCTCAGCTCTGTCCCACTGACCCTCATTCCCTCCTAATGTGTCCCAACTATGGGAGCGTCCAAGACTCAACTGTTTGTTAGTGACAAGCATtggcaaaaaaggaaaaaggaaagaaacctttaacgaaagaaagaaaaacagacaaaagagcaaaaaatgtTCCGCTTGTAGCTGTGTTTTTGAAAGTTCTCTTTCAAGTCTTCATGTACTGTAGCTGCAGAACGAGGTGAAGGAGGTGGAGaacaagcagaaaagaaaagatgaaccAGGCTCTACCGTTTCACCTGATATCAGGTTGTAATACTGTCCGTCCGTACTATCAGGTGACTCCCCCTTTGGCAGTCGGTCCTTGAATAATTAATCACTGGTCATGCCGGCTTGTTGTGCGCAAGGAAAGAggacaccacacacaaacacatcacaccaaaccaaaccaaacacagcacactgcaCAGCTACTCCATGGAAGACATGCTAACAGGGTGCATGCTTGAGATGGCCACCAAATGTccataaaaaagacaaaaaaaaaaaggaggaagggaTAGGTTGGGTTATAGGTTGGGATGGGCAGGGTCTTGTACTAATCCAATAGGATTTATCTCGTCCTTCTCTGGGACATTTTACTCGCTCTGCCGATTGCTATGAGGGATTACATCTAAATAAAGCCTGTTTAATTCCACTTCCCACCATGACGTCACATGAACCAGATACAAGCGTATCtagtggtgatgatgatgatgatgatgatgatgatgatgatgtcaatGATTTAGCGTCCACCCCCAAAGCCCTCGCCCTCTCATGAAAAGTCACCTACCTGAAGCTGTTGGTGATGCACTGTCGACAACAGGTTTCGGTTTTGCCGGATTCAAAGCACGGGGAGGGGAGGCCAGGCGAGCAGCACAGCTTCAttgaatacaaatgaaatacagtTCTCTCAGCTAAGTCCCATGTGCTGTCAGTAAATATCAAATCCACTCTGATTGGATGCTAATCCTCCAGGCCCCATGCTTGCAGCAGAGCCACCACGCAACTGCTGCCCAACTAACTCTGAAATGTCCTTGATGGCTTCGTGGCTCTCACTGTCACTGCCCCACTCTCCTCGATTTGAGATCACTCAGACCTGCTGTCTTTATGCTACCCGGAGGAAACTGAAAATTACATTGCATGGATTAGGTGGAGAATGCATGACAAAATCCACCCGCAATGTTTGCCCTTTTTTCACTCTTAATTTCAAGCAATGATGCGCTGAATTGTCAGTGTTTAAGTCTGTTTTGTAGAGTAAAAAGATGTTAAATGCAAAAACGCGAGAAAGTCAGAATATCAAAATTTGTTTTAGTTGGTCATTTCTGTTAGCACATAAAGTCTAACCATATGCAACTTACTGTCAGTAAAATACACCTTCCCCCTCTTTCCTAAAGCTTCTCTGATCTCCTTCACTTAGAAGAGCTCTGTAATCTGGATTTGCTCCTTTGgatagaaaagtaaaaaaacactGGGGgagtatgttgtgtgtgtgtgtgtgtgtgtgtgcgcatgggTGAAAAGGGGGGGAGGGGTTCTTTTTGTAAGAGCAGATAATCCAAAGCACCTACAACCTTTGCCTTGCAAAAACTCTTGAGTTTGAGCTCATTCTGCTTCATTCAAATATACCACGGAGTAAAAAGCTATTTGCTATAACGCTGAAGCATTTTATATAATGCCTTGGCCTTGAGCCATACATGACGATGTAATTAATGTTAAACGTCTGAACCATTTCATCCTCAACCAAGGTGATGTTCTGCATAGGACTGACGATGTTCCAACCTTCCTAGTTGTCTGCACATCTCGCTTTATGTGACTGTGGCTGAAACCTGAGCCCCTCTGCAGAGGATCCCTGTTTATTAATGCATGAAAACAGATGTAAGGTGAGGAAGTGTCTATTTCCATCCAAATCTAATCTCTGGGCTAATCATAGCGAGGGGGAGTAATATATATTTTAGATGGTGAAAAAAGTTAATATCAGCATACTGAGAAAAGTTCCTGAATATTTTCCAGAGGGCACGTCTGTCTTTGGCACTAATCACGGTCGTGTAATTAGAGTAAGAAGAGATCAGAGAGACAGCGTGGAGCATTCTGCTGTTCTCACAAGATGACAGGAAAAAGCAGATGACAGTCGCTCCAAAACCAGCTGCATAGACGCCTGAGAACGTTTTTCTTTCGGTAAGGTCACAGGAACATTAGTCAGCGTTAtgtaaaaaaggaaattaaaatggGAAGGACAGGAGGAAAGAGCGAGTCCTCTCAGAGATCCAAAAGCCACTATTAAGATGATTTATTAAATCAAAGCACAGagttggggggaaaaaaaaataatttttgaagCCCATTTTGATTTTATCAGTCAAGGTTCTCCTATGCTAAAGTCAATCTTGTTTTACAGTCATTTCAAGTACGAGTGTCATTCATCACCCAAAGCACACAGTCTTTCCTGCCTTTTATTCTGAGCGTATGCAATTTAGAAACTATTTTCCTAGATgtcaaaatctgaaaacactCATTTGCGAGAGTCACGCTTGCTGTATATCATCCCTAATTTAAAAAGGTACAAATGGCACTGCAAGGTTAACAGTCTTGAAAGCAGCCGCTTAGACACagacgcgcgcacacacgcacacatgccAAGGGCAGCAGCCTATAGGGTACATGTGATCCTCTGGCTTCTTTCCCCAACCTCATCCACTCCTCTCATTACTTCTTGCTGCTCATCTCTCGAGAGACTCTGGCTCTCAGTGCCGCAGATCATCCCCATAAAGTCAACGTCAAACAGAGAGACGGGGGCAGAGGTGTGTACTCAGAGTTTGCAGATCTAATCCCGACAGGAAAGTAAATCACAGAGTTCTGTTTGTCTCAAACTAAACAATGTTTGACTTTCAAATTCTAATGCCCCTCCATTTGCCATACTTGCCAGACTGAGCACACAACACCAGATTCACTGTAACAGAGGGATTTAGGCATTAAGCTGGGGATTTTAGAACAAATATAATACCACCCCAGGCAGAAGCTTATAAAGACCTTACACTGAATAAGACTTGACTGGTGAAAAATtcaaacaagtaaaaacatatAGAAATGTCAGCAAATGAACCTCGAGTGAGGTTGCAATTATAGAGTTCTTTTAACTGCTAACAGATTTCAGAAAATTCTACTGAAGCCTGGTATaatgtattgttttttctttggcaagaaagaaaaatacactaAAATATATTTAGCAGAATGTAACAAAACAGACATGATGCACGACAGTGAGATCTGTGGATAATCGGTCACTCTACCATTGTTTAATAAACACTCGGCATCTTCCTGTCACTCAGCCCTCTCAGTCCCTGCCTCCACACTAATATCTCCGCTAAGCCAGCAGGAGAGCCAGCAGTGGGTCACTTTATGCGTACGCCTGCAGCTGAGGATGTGTGCGCTCACTGGTGCATGTTTTAACCATGTACAATGTTTGCATGCTTTAGCAAATGCTGCAGTCAGAGGGTTCACATGCAACAAGGCCCATTTAGATATttgctgtcactcacacacacacacacacatggatcaCACACTCATTCGGCTTACACGACCCTGGATCCCTACTCAGCCTTTTGACCCTGTGTTTGCCGTCATCTGACGTGCAGCAGAGGCAGCGGCGGCACTTCGTTAATGTCccttttcatttacacacacaaaccgcaGCTAAAGCCTTGGCTTTGGTCTGGCGTGcattcatgaataaaaaaaaaaaagaatcacacGCTAACTCAAAGTGAATACAGCACcgcagcagaaataaaaacaactgtcTCCTGGAGTGTGACACGTCGCGTACTCAAGGCATGATTTGAATGTTAAACACACATTGACTTATGCATGAGCGTAGGGCAGGAGGCACTAAATGGAAATGGGATTACAATGCCACAACTGCTGCAAAGAATAATGCTGCCAGATGAATGGTAATGCACACTTAACAGACATTATGTACATGGCTGCCTTGTATGTGATTCCAGTGGGATTATTTGTCTCTGAAAGCATCTCCACAGGGACTAAATGGAGTGCAAAATGAAGGTCGATGGCAATGATGCCAGTCCTTACCTAAATGACAATCATATACTCAGTTAATGTAAAATTCTGAACCGAAatacagctttttatttttttagcatgTATGCActacacagacacagcagcaaaagcCCATAAATTGTCCAGAATTTCCTCTATGTCAGCTCtgttacagagagagagaccacacTACCCGTAATCCATCTCCTCTGGGCGCATCCCGTCTCCCCACCTCTCCGACCCATCTTTCCTCTGATCTTCGGCCCAATCCAGTGAAGCCACATGTCATTATAATACGTGGTGTCGTAGCTGGGaagctcattttaaaatgagatttttcCAGGAAATCATTTCCAACTGTCAAACAACCGCTGAGCTACATGCcagctcaaacaaacacagatttttaaGAAGGAAAACCATACTAGAAAATTTAAGGTGTGCGCAAGAGACTcaaatggtaataataataataccagtCTGATATGATTATAAGAATTTCCTTCCCAAAACAACACTTTCTATCattccaccccccccccacctccaacCCCCAACGTTTTCCATTCCTCTCCCTGCCTTGCCACAAAGCCTTTAAATGGGTCGTGGGTTCCGGTGAGGAGCCTGGAACAAGTCcgaggagaggagggggtggggtgggtgggtgtcagacccagagagacagagaccgCTCCGATGACTTCATAGCAGAGCTGGATGCCAAAGTGTGGGGAGACGAGTGGGACAGAGGGATGAAAGCAGAGAGGTGGATGCAGAGCCCTGAGTCTGTGCTGAAGAGCTCAGGATATGAAGCCCCCCCCCTCGCCCGCCCACCCAGGGGAGGATGACATCAGGGAGggtccctcccctctcctccatAGCCTCCCTGATTGTCTCCTCTATTTAATATGAAGTgttatgtcattaaaaaaaaaatcttgacaATATGACAACAGGAATACAAGGAATTCACGGGCTAAGTTTTAGGGCATTTTAGCTTGACTGGCTACATTATTTACTACTCACTATGTAAacatcaagacaagacaagatgcATTATCAAGaattaacatatttatttaactgCCAAGCAAAACACTTGGAAATCGCCATGACAAATTACACTACCCCACCTTGTGGTGTTTGCATCCAAGCACAGATTTACAACTTGTAAATCAACATTCAGGAACATGCTGTCACTGCGACCTAGTTCACGTCGCAGTGCCGCTCACATCCCATCTCTGCCCAGATCAGTCAGTTAGCTCTGGCTAAATGGCAATGGCAACAACGCGCTCTGCTGCCCAAGCCAATGCATGCTGGGTACACAGATGGAgtggacagaaggagagagacggagagagtcggagagtgagagagaaaaggagggggaCAAGAGAGGATGGGAACTGATGCTCACAACAGATGTTTGCCACAGCTCCCTTATTGCAGCTACACTCTTCTTGGCACTCAAACCCACCACAGAAGGAACGGTCCTACCATATACATTGTGAAAGCTGATATCGAAACTGAACAAGGCTTAATAAAGAAATGTAGTAATTTGTATACTGAACATTCAAACTgtatctctctgtgttttgacaAGTGTAGAAACAATTagctgattaatcaattagttgacTGACACAAATAAGcttaaaaagtaaagtaattaTAAAACACTTTCGTAGGTTTCTCATAATATCTTTTAGCCGTGGTTAAGACtaatctgccaattattttcCTGTGTAATCAGTTCATTGCTTTGCCATTAAACTGTTTATAAACAGCTAGAAAATAGTGAAagaattctttttttattcaaagtTTTAGAAAAtaggaaaagcagcaaatctgaGAGGCTGAAAGTAGGAAACGTTTGTCATTTTTGCCTGAAAAATGATTGCAATAATTAATTATCAAATTGGTGTTTTCATTTCGATCAATTCTATAGTTTAAGTAAAACATTAACCTTTGGAGGGGAAGAGCACAAGATCAATTTCATCAACAAATTGCACATACTTAATTAATCCAAGAGTAACTATTGTGTAGGCTGTAACCACGTTACTGTTGGTGatcacacaaaacatgatgagCCCACATCTGGGTGGCTTATGAGCTCAGCtaaaacaatttcctgtggAGGACCTTAATTTGATTATTGATTTACTATCAAAGGTAATTTATCACGCAAAGAAAGCCAAACATTCTCTGTTTCCAGCTTCTGAAACGTGAGGACaagctgcttttctcagtttcataTCACTGTGTATTCaatatctttgtgtttctgactttctctctcGGGTTCTGGGAAACCGGTGTGAGTATCAGCCTTTTTCTGACGCAGACCAAATGATTAATagattcaaaacaaacaaaaaaaaactgatctAAAGTTACAGCCTTAGTTTCGACCTTGTGTGTCTAATTTGAAAACCACAAAAATCTTACATGAAAGCAAAGGACAGTGAATCACATCAGATATCCTCAGTGGTAAAACATTCACCGTCTCGGTTTGAAATCTACATTCCAGCACCGTGACCACATTGGATGGCACTTGATCAGCCATTTTGAATTCAATTGAGGCCACAGGCAAGGCTCGGTTAGCCACTCATCGCAACGAGTGAAGATGTAATCAATGCGCTCACGCTGTGAAACAAGTATTGGATTGACACAGTTATCCTCAGAAAATAAATGGAGATTAGGGAAGCTTCTCTCGCCGCCTCGCCAAGTGTAACCTCCACGACGGAGGCAACGTAATCACAATCACTCCATAACgttcttgtttttgtcaatgCACATGATAAGAACTTTGATTTCTATTTCATGCCTCAGTCACTCTGTTTATAGATAATAGTGGGTGGCTTTGGCATTACGGAGCAGAGCGTCCCAGGCCTCTTGTTTTGAAATACCCTTTTTATATGGCTGAGCAGATTTAACACTACCGTGAAAGCAACGTGATTCAACACCCTCTGATCTTTTAACTTCCTCGACGTGAATCACCCCCTTCTACACATTTTTAAGAGCAGCTGTGGTGACTAACTGCAcccggggaaaaaaaaaaaaagaaaaatactgttaTACAATGTTGAGCATATTGCCTCCTTAGACGGTACACAGTCATTCTTCTGGTGTAATTCTGAGAAAGCGGCGTTGGTGGTTTGGAGAGGTTTGAGATGCCACATGTGGCTCTCATTCTGAGGGTGGAAACAGACTGCAACAGTCATTCATTTAGGAATctattatattttgtttctcaaTCTTAAAGGGATTTTCctttgacaagaaaaaaagagaaatgttaatATGTTTGATACTTACAGTGAAGTAACACAATAATATTACTAAGAAAATCCTACGACTTTACTTAATTCAAATCTACTTTCTTTTACTTAAGTCAAAAGACCTACGGTAATCAAAAACTGTAGAAATGTAgattacaaataaaacaataaaacaaagccCGGGAATATTTCTCACGCAATTTATTTGGGATGTAagtgttttaaaacattatattGTTTATCTAATTCTCCTGCTGAAGCAGttttcaaacaaacatcatttcTGAAAAGCATCGCACGCCGAGTCGAGTCGACTTTGACAAAAGACAGCGGGTGTGAAtgttttttagatattttaaagaCCAAATTACAAGAGAGCACGCGTAGATGTCATGGATAAGTGGGAAACAGTTGACGGCGTGCTTGAACCAAACAAGGCGACGTGGCGATGTCTAAACACAGTGTGAAGTGTGCATAGCAGGTgtagaaaatgtagaaaaatttCCAgatgaaaggtgtgtgtgtgtgggggggggggtttcagACCACCcaacaaacacttttatttaACCATACTGACTCCTTTGCCATGAAATACTGAATATCACGGGTGAAACTTTGTAGGAGGTTCCACATTTTTGAACGTTCACAAATTACTGCTTAACTTAATTAAAATTACAAAGAGCAATGAGTCAAATTCTTACAGTAAATGCTGTAGGAGAAATACAGACAGTAAAATGCGGGAAGACATTTCAATTTTTCTGCAGCGAGTCACAGCAGTCGGCGAAACAGTAGCTGGTAATTATACCCATATTACAAAAAGGAGAATATGAATGTTCAACATTGTGCTATATGGTGCAGGATATGAATTATTGGTGTAAGAATGAAGGGTGAGTATGAgtttgagcacacacacacacacacacacacacactacataaaCATTCAGACATTCAGTGGCTCGGGTCGGTGGTTAAGAAAAAATATGAGTGAGGAAAAACGAAAGGAAAATCTCTagctttgtctctctctctctctcaaacacacgcacacacacacacaaatggacatatgcacacaaatcAATCCCACCAGCAGCTATAATCAATCCCAGGGCTCTGAGGAGTGCTTCACTTTATTACAAACTCCCTACTTCATCTCTGCAGCAATCTGGAAACATCGAACTCAAGTCTCATTCAGCCATCAACCcaacctcctctcctccacacatACACTCCTTCTCCTTCTTAGACAGCCTTCAAAGCCGAAGTTTGGAGCCTCGGCTGTTCCCAAGGCTCCcttttgtcacacacaaacacacttatgCAAACGATCCCACTGGCTTTTCAGTGAATTTGTAGCAGCACGCTGAAAGGcttaaacactgacagaaaattaatttccaaCTGACAGAGGAGGGAAACTTTTTAGAAGGCTACAGCATAAACCTGTGGAGATAATACACAAACTCAAAGTTACATATGCAAAAGACACAAGGATCCCACAACCTAAACAACTGATTTCCAGCACACATGCGTGGCCACCATCTCAAACGCATTTGTatataaaaggaagaaagaagagggagaaagagatgagtTAAAGAGTCCGTCTCACCCTCACAGATCCTGTCCAGCCGCTGGCGTTTCACTTTATGTTTGTCGACCAGAGCCATCCCGTCACAGCTTGAAACGCTCTCCCCTGTCTTGATTCTTGTACCCTCCTCTACTCCTCAAAGTCTCAAATGTTCCAATCCTCCCAGATGTCGGCTAGCTGCTGTTTTATACCTGAAATTCAAGAAAGCAGAGATATAAAGATCATTGTTAACAGCTAGTCCGACAGCGATAAATCATTTTCAACTGTGATTTAACGttcagccatttttatttactttagcAAGGCACCGTGTACAACTGTACAATATTTTGTAGTAGAGGTATCGTAAAGCACACTTACACCTGCGTCCCCCTGGGATTAAAATGCACTGTACATATAATGGcatacaacaacataaaacaagcAGGACATGGCACATAATACTAAATCATGCACAGCGGTACTTCACGCATGTCATAGAAAAACTGTATGTTGAGGTTTGTAGTGAAAGCTCTAATATGGCTTTAAAGGACTTTATAAGGGTAACGGTTTTTGCCATTTGTTGAAGTTTTAACATCATACTTGACAAGCATCACGCACAATTGTTTTCATCTCAAATCTTTGGCAAAACCACTGAATTGCCTTGCAAAAATCAAGACACTTATCTCGCAGACCCCCGGCTCTCCACTAGAGGGAGCCTCATTTCACTGAGCgtcatttatttcacttaatGAAGAAATGTCACTTGTGCAAATGCGGCCCctgaactgagctgaacacagcaaaagcagacaaacacaaactgagtgaGTAAATGAACCGTTTTAACAATCATTTACGTCCAGTGACTGATGCTCTTCTAAAGAACAATCTTCTAATTGGTTCCTGCTGAAGCCTGAGGGACACGgcacagttttggttttttttgttgttttttttgtgtttttgttttttttttacatacacacacacaagaggacAGACAAGATGACAAGGACAAATGTAGgcttgtacacacactcacacattctcTAAGGGCAGCGAGTCACACAGAGGAATGTGGGTCAGTTAGTCAGCAGACGGGAGGAGGTTGTATCAGCAGAATAAAGACATAAAAGGGGGttggtgggagggagaggaaagtaCTAGAAAAACATTGTCTGACAGGATGAGTACAGTGAGACACCATCCTCCTCCTACAGTTTAACTGTATCTCTCAGTACTTTCACATTCATAACCCTGCCTCTGTATCTTTCCATAGCCGCCTCTGGGCCCGATCCTGGAGCGCTGCACTTTGAGCTCTCACTTAACTATTTATATGATGATGCATACTGAtatttgctgctgtaactgCAATTataactgttgtgtttttggtggGGTGGAGGGCAGGCGAAGCAATATGGCTGAATGATGAATCGATGCTGCATTTTTATCCGACCAGCTGTTAGGGCATTTTCCCAGCTAGGggcaggagggggaggtggtgcACTGCAGCTAAGTGAATTTACAAGAAACACTACTGGTGCTAAATCTCTACTGCATTCAACTCACTATGagctcctgtctttctctgacacacacacacacacacacacacacagcatggcTTTCTTTAACCAAACACATTCCGGCTTGCTTCGCCAGTCAGCC
This region of Scatophagus argus isolate fScaArg1 chromosome 10, fScaArg1.pri, whole genome shotgun sequence genomic DNA includes:
- the LOC124066132 gene encoding ataxin-2 homolog, whose translation is MLVTNKQLSLGRSHSWDTLGGNEGQWDRAESVYEQQARVAGRRSSLSYGEGGGWYEPPPGVQPPDLDLKRDPYSYQDSLYGQVYADRHDPRGLRKGSVPDLNHYERAPMAHRGSIPHQDYYSHDPAMTPRPPEGFYRSEHQPPLPHSHPLSRSGSHFGMTPGARSAWDQGQGGRVGPQAPASPLPPPPPPPTAHELNRTYREPGAVTAAKMTPDGQQRVPSRDASPAHYGMEHASPRYASEPPLLPGQSVYSDVNGRSLDPQQQGATCLVVDPSGQGMIMRQETASPFTIQQQQQLQQQQLQQQQQQQIQQQQLQQQQLQQQQIQQQQLQQQQLQQQQIQQQQLQQQQLQQLQQEQLQHHLQQQQSLPPPPTMPVSDPNLSMTTPLPAPPVPVQPAAVAPAAPVPAQATLTSAPPPPLSAPLPAPPPTAPQTPLPVDPKKTVDPEFLALLRNEGLSESTISSVIQQGFDSTSMLAVMEENDVRTVAPNLGQARVLSRLVQNCKRPVEAPPAPSQPQTPMRGRSNSFSHRSDISHHHQHHHHPPHPPQALIMDPQLMPPQTPGAMHTIAPRVGEVMGRRPSSAPSQQLLEASGNYPGQPPRSPGPYAGAIMPVQSRPMSAYSSGMTMPGMPMQGMQILPQQMTGSMPAIAGSIHSMQGMPQQMPVSMPALPQPPQQVPKAYSTNYTVPMELMKRDRNLLPLSPMHSPHPSPQLIRKGGGPTPDNTLVPMGAPGQGQGALVANQKLSRRTGPPVIVSTMASPDTSKSFLIFSFHPYHLLFDTFGVAFSWLFCKFLIVKGNVHFLHGLCKTPFTIPLPLNSYAALRIISCFHSLFDIWDIQG